The DNA segment TGTGGTAAGAGTACGCTGCTAAGATGTTTTAACCGTCTTAATGACTTGATCCCTGGGACAAAAGTTGGTGGAAAAGTCACTTACCAAGGCGTTGATATTTATGGTGATAAAGTAGACCCAGTACAGGTACGGCGCAGAATTGGGATGGTATTTCAAAAACCAAATCCTTTTCCTAAGTCGATTTATGACAACATCGCTTTTGGTGCCAAGATTAACGGCTACAAGAAAAGCGAGATGGATGAGATTGTCGAGCGATCGCTGCGTCAAGCTGCATTATGGGAAGAAGTTAAAGATAAATTAAAAGAAAGTGGTCTGTCTTTATCTGGTGGTCAACAACAACGTTTGTGTATCGCGCGGACAGTTGCAATTGAACCTGATGTCGTTTTAATGGATGAACCTGCTTCTGCACTTGATCCTATCTCTACCAGAAAAGTAGAAGAACTCATTCAAGAACTGAAAGAGAATTACACGATTGTGATTGTGACACACAATATGCAGCAGGCTACACGAGTTGCTGATTTAACTGCATTTTTCAATGCCGAAGCAGAAGAAGGCGGAAAACGCTTTGGCTACTTAGTTGAATACAACAAAACAGAAGCGATTTTTAATAATCCCAAAGAAGAGTATACCCGACAGTATGTTAGCGGTAGATTCGGTTAATCAGTACAGTGCCTTGTCCACGACTGAATCTGTGCAGTTGTGGCGAGGTTTTATAGAGATTTCATAATTTGCTAAAGAAGCCAAAACTTTTTGTCTTGTCACATAGCTTGAACACTACGTGCAATAATTAGTATTCATAAAATTTGTTTCCCCCTTTGCCATTCCACTTCTAAGGTATTGGTAGATAATGAGATGAATCAAGCCAATGATTACATTTTTATGTATGATTGCTGCTTGAACACGCAAGATCAAGACTCTACTATCCTGACGAACGTGAAGAAAATAGTGGCTGTTCCCCATCGCATCTTATGGTCTTTAGTTGGGTTACTCCTAACCGTTGGTGGTACTTTTATTGAAGCACATTTTACGAGTGCACCTTGGAGTTGGAACCAACATGGCGTTCAAACAACTTCTCTAGGAGTAACATACCAAATTGGAGCAGTATTGCTTGTAGGTTGTTTGGGAGGAAAAACGGCTGGAGCGCTCTCTCAAATTGCTTACGTGGTACTTGGCTTAACTTGGCTACCAGTATTTTATCAAGGTGGCGGAATAAGTTACCTTAACCAACCTTATTTTGGCTACCTACTCGGCTTTATTCCAGGAGCTTGGGTATGTGGTTCTCTTGCTTTTCAAACCTCAACTAAACTAGAATCACTTACTTTTAGTTGTTTGTGTGGTTTACTGGCTATTCATTTGTCTGGTTTAGGCTATCTTCTTCTGAACTACGTCATTGGCACAGGATTAATCCAAACACCCCTTTTAGAAGCTGTATTAAGGTACTCTGTGTACCCGCTTCCAGGACATCTTGTCATTAGTTGTACAGTAGCAGTTTTATCTTACTGCCTGCGATACGTTATGCTGTACTAGCTACTTTTTCAAAAAATCACTATTTTTTCTAGGTTTTAGGTTTGCTCTAAAACCTCAGCTTTTCAATTCCCATGCGTGTAAAAAATCGTCTTTTCTGGATTGTTGCTGTCATTAGTCTAGTTGTAGATCAATTAACTAAGTTTTGGGTAGTACAAAATTTTTATTTATCAGAGACACAGCCTATAATCAATGGAGTATTTCATCTTACTTATGTCACGAATACTGGCGCAGCTTTTAGTTTGTTAAGTGGTAGAGTTGAGTGGCTACGCTGGCTGTCTTTAGCTGTCAGTTTAGGATTAATGGCATTAGCTTGGTTTGGAGGAGTCATGCGGACTCTTGAACAGCTAGGCTATGGATTAATCTTAGGAGGTGCGCTAGGCAATGGTATTGATCGTTTTGTTGCTGGAAGTGTTGTTGACTTCTTAGATTTCCGCCTGATTCAGTTTCCAATTTTTAACTTTGCCGACGTCTCTATTAATATTGGTATTATTTGTTTACTCATTGCCACATTTGCCCAATCACAAGACACTACTCGTACTCGATAAAATAAGGGGATCTGTTGACCAGATCCCCTTAAATCTTAAACTTTTGAGTTTTGAATTATGAGTTATCAAACGACTTTTGTCACATTTTTAACTCAACACTCAACATTCATAACTTTCTAAGGTGTAACACCTTCTGTAGGACTACCAGGTATAGTGCTATCTGTTCCTGGTGTAGGAGTCATCATGCCATCTGGGCTAGTTGGAGCACCTGGAGTTGGTGTTATACCACCAGGAGGAGTCATCATGTCTGTTCCTGGTTCTTGTGTTCCTGGTGCAGGCATCATCATACCATCTGGGCTAGTTGGAGCACCTGGAGTTGGTGTTATACCACCAGGAGGAGTCATCATGTCTGTTCCTGGTTCTTGTGTTCCTGGGAAAGCATCTGGAGAAGTACCATCTGGAGCATTTACTGGGCTTTCAGGAGCTACTCTTGTACCACCTCCGGTGGGGCTTTCAGGAGGAAGTGTTGTACCCTCAGCAGGTCCTCCTGGTGGAGTCATGGTGTCCGGAGTCATTGTGCCATCTGGTCCTGGCAGTGGTGTTACTGGTGGTGCTGTAGGATCTAATGGAGTTGTACCATCAGGCGTTACAGGGGCAGTTGTAGGGGGAATAGGAGTTGTTGCGTCTGGAACAGGAGTTGTTGCATCAGGTGCAACTGTTCCCGTAGGTGCAGGACCTGTTAGCGGTGTACCGCCCTCACAACGAGAGTTAAGGGGAAAACGCTCGCATAGAATTTCTAAACCTTGCGGTGAAAGCTCAATTTCTGGAGTTTCACTAGTTTGTTCTTGAGCTACAGCATTACTAGTTAATGCCAGAGTCAACGCAGTACCAAATAAACCTATGTATCTCTTTTTCACACCACTTAACCTCAACACATTTTTCGGATCATTAAATCAGAGTAAATGGTATCAAAAATCTACCCTAATGCGGATACATATAAGACTTTTTTGTGTATGTAAGGGTACTTTATAAGAAGAAATGCTAATAGAATGATGGTTTCAGGAAACAGATAAGATTGTTTTATTGTCTTAATAAGATTAAAGAATACATTAGCGATCGCCATAACAACAAATTACTTTAAGGCAAAACGTCAATGCTGAAGACAGCACCTCGCAATTTTCTTTACTCAGTAACCATGATGAGCTTGTGAGTAAAATGTTTTCAGTACGTACATCTGAGATCGCTGAATTAGATTCACAAAAACCCGTGATAGTCCTTTATCTGTTGAAGGCAAAAAGTTGACTACATTTATAAAGGCTAAGTTTCTTTCTTTTCGGCAAAATCTTTAACATTCATAGTTTTGAAGTGAATCAAAACTTTTTTTACTTACAATCTGGTAATGCAAATAGACGATGAATCTACCTCAGCCACCTCGTAAACCGCAAACCGTTTTAGGACAGGTAACTCAAGCAGTAAAAACAATTCAAGCCAAAGTAGATTTTTCTAAACTCGCGCTCAAACCGAACGCAAGAGTGCCTGAACTTTGGTTGCAAGATGCAGGAGCGGATAAAGCCGAGGTCTATCCCTTGTTAGGCGATCGCTATCTTCTCGGTCGAAGTTCGCGCTCTTGCGATATTGTCGTCCGCAATCCAGTTGTCAGTCAAATTCACTTATCAATTACCCGTAATCCTAAAAAGCGATCGCCATTTATCATCAAAGACGAAAACTCTACTAACGGTATTTATCGAGGTAAAAGACGAGTCTCCTCTTTATCGCTGCGTCACGGAGACATTTTTACACTCGGTCCACCAGAACTTGCTGCTGCTGTGAGATTACAGTATGTCGATCCACCACCTTGGTACGTCCGTGCTGCCAATTGGTGTGTGTATGGCATCGGTGGAGTTACGCTACTACTAGCACTAGGGATTGGAATTGAATGGACAAAGTTCTCTGTTACGCCTTTACCAGGTGCGACACAAGCACCAGTTGTCGTTTACGCCCGCGATGGAGAAACACCTCTACGTCCGCCGCGAACAACTTCCCACGTTGATTTACAGAGGTTATCAGACTTTTCTCCTTACTTACCAGATGCCGTCATTGCTTCTGAAGACAGTCGCTACAACTGGCATTTTGGTGTCGATCCGATTGGTATCCTCAGAGCGCTCGTCGTTAATATTCGCGGTCGTGAGTTTCAACAAGGCGCAAGTACTGTTACGCAACAAGTTGCTCGGAGTTTATTTCGCGATTATGTAGGACCAGAAGATTCTTTAGGGCGGAAACTCAGAGAAGCAATTGTTGCGCTGAAATTAGAAACATTTTACAGTAAAGACTTTTTACTGCGTACTTACTTAAATCGAATCTACTTAGGCGGAGATACCCTAGGTTTTGAAGATGCTGCGCGATATTACTTTGATAAGGCTGCGCAAGATTTGACACTGACAGAAGCCGCAACTTTGGTAGGAATTTTACCAGCTCCTAATAGTTTTAACTTTTGTGGCGATGCTCAAAGTCATCAAGCTATTATCGATTACCGCAATCGCGTCCTCAATCGCATGCTCGCACAGAGGCGAATCAGTACTGAAGAAGCAAATCGCGCACGGCGATCGCCTGTAGATGTGAGTCGTAGAGTGTGTGAAGAACAAGCCAATACAATTGCACCCTATTTTTACAGCTATGTGTTTCAAGAACTCCGGCAAATTTTAGGAGAGCAACTTGCCCGCGAAGGTAATTTTATTATCGAAACGCAATTAGATCTAAAACAGCAAACCCAAGCAGAAGTTGCACTGCGCAATGCAATTAGTAATAGTGGGGGAACATATCGCTTTTCACAAGGTGCTATTGTTACGCTTGATGCAGATACGGGTGCTGTTGTCGCCCTCGTAGGTGGTACTGACTACAAAACGAGTCAATTCAACCGTGCAACTCAAGCACAGCGACAACCAGGTTCAACATTTAAGCTGTTTGCTTATACTGCTGCTGTAGAGCAGGGAATTTCTCCCTATAAAACTTATTCTTGTGCGCCACTTTCGTGGAGAGGACAGAGATATCGTGGCTGCGAGCGTTCGAGTGGCAGTGTTGATATGTACACTGGTTTAGCTTTATCAGAAAATGCAGTTGCTTTGCGTGTGGCTCAAGATGTGGGATTAGATCGGGTAGTGCGGATGGCAAGGAGGTTAGGAGTCGAATCTCCACTAAATCCTGTACCTGGATTGGTGTTAGGGCAAAGCGAAACAACTGTTCTTGAAATGACAGGTGCATTTGCGGCAATTGCTAATAATGGCGTATGGAATCGCCCGCACTTGATTAGTCGAATTCTGGATAGTAGTGATTGTAGCGATCGCGAAAACTTAAAAACTTGCCGAGTTATTTATTCTTTCGAGCAGAGCAATGATGCTAATGTCCCAGCAATCCAGCCTAATGTCGCAGATGTTGTGGCTTCTATGCTCCGAAGTGTAGTACAGCGGGGTACAGGAAGAAGTGCGGCAATTGGAGTCTCTACTGCGGGTAAAACAGGGACAACTGACGACAACAAAGATTTATGGTTTATTGGCTTTGTTCCTAGCCAACAACTTGTTACTGGGGTTTGGCTAGGTAATGATAACAGTTCACCAACTACAGGTAGTAGTGCGCTAGCGGCTCAGTTATGGGGTAACTATATGCGTCAACAGTAAGTACTAGCCTTGCCAGGGAGTAACCTGCAATATTCCATTGCGACCAAACACTACCCGAAACTGCGCGATCGCTTCTTGAACTGCATCTGCAGTTGTCACAGGATAAATAAGTAAATCAGGTAGTGGAGTTTGCTCAATTGCATCATTAGCGACTGCATCAATAGATCTGTATCCTACAATTGTTCCGTTAGCTGTGGCACTCACGCGATAGACCAAATCTTGCTGTACAGAGCGATTCCAAAGGTGATTGATACGGTTGTAGAGCTTTTGTTGTGCAGATGCGATTTGTTCAGTATCAGCGATCGCACTCACTAAATGATTGCTACTCGAACTTGATTGTGGTTGAGGTTCTTCGGGACGTCGAACTTCGGGAATGGGGACGAAAAAGAAAGCGATCGCAGCCAGCGCCAAACTCGAAACTCCGATAGCTGCTGGTACTGCTTGTTTAGTTAATTGTGGCGTATGTCCAGCGTAGCGCTTAGATACAGGAGCAAGCTGCAATGACATTGTGGGGATAGTCTGGCTATCTGCAAAGAATTGATCGACGGCTTCTACTAAATCAAACAGTTGCACTGTCGTTAACTCAATTGCGACAGGGGCTTGAGTTGGATCTGAGCTAGGATTTGATTCGTTAGAGTGGACGACTAACCGATGATGGCTGCGATCAATCTGTTGCAATTGCACTAAACCTGAGTTGCTATGCGCTTCAGGATGTGGAACTTTACTTAAAAATTCTTGAGCGTAACCGCTGACAGTATTAACCAATCCCTCAAAGAAATCTCTTCCTCCCGTCAAAGGTTTAGCACCTGCTATATGACACTCTGCATTCACAAGCATAGATATGACAGGTCTGACACTAGGAGATTGCTCACTTGGAGCGCCCAAACCTTCTACGAATAGAGTGCAATTTGGCAAACTGTACTTACGTCGAATTGTCGTCATTCTACTTCCCCATCAAACAAACTCATCCAAAGTCTTTGAGTTCCAGCAGTACCAGTACAAAAGAGTAATTGAGCTAACAAATTTAGCGCGAGTTCATTTAATTTTTCATCTGAGTTGTAAGCTAAGACTCCTGAGCGTCGAGGGTTCATGCGACTACGAAAATGTGCCCGAAAGCGTTCTAAATAGTGCGATAGGCGCAGGTTTTGTTCAAGGGGAATTTGCTTATCGCTCATTTGTTGATAAGCCAGCAATAATTGCCGTAGTAGAACTGTCAAGCGTCTTGCCAGGTGACAGGCAATGACAACAAGAGCTTTTGCCTCAACAATTCTTAAGGGACGGCGTGTATGTGCTCTTCGTAATGAATTTGTACTGCGCATTCGCCACAAATTCACCCGATTTTTGATGATTTCTTGAAGTTCTAGTTCTCGTGCTACATCCAGAATAGCTTCAGAACCACCTATTTCTAAAGCTTCAATTGCTAGTAAAATCAAGTCAATTTGCAAACAGGTGCGACGCGGGCACCCTTTTTCTTCAATAGGTGGCTCAGGTAAATAATCCAAAATCAACGGATTTGACTGGATAGCAGCAGTGTCTATTGGTACTACACTCACAGAAGCATTCATTTTAACAAGCGATCTCGGGTGAAGAGGAAATTTGGCATACAAACCTCCACTAGATTGCCAAATTACAGGACAAAACGTCCACTTTTGGCACGGGGGCAAAATTCCCCTACTGGTTGAATTGACGGATCTTGAGTCAATTAGATCCTAACTTTCCAACAATTGGATAGGAGACTTAAGATTTGTCTC comes from the Gloeocapsopsis sp. IPPAS B-1203 genome and includes:
- the pstB gene encoding phosphate ABC transporter ATP-binding protein PstB; its protein translation is MNPDTINTPNSRSTNTKQEAILRAENVSVTYGSFQALRGVSLDIPRNQVVAFIGPSGCGKSTLLRCFNRLNDLIPGTKVGGKVTYQGVDIYGDKVDPVQVRRRIGMVFQKPNPFPKSIYDNIAFGAKINGYKKSEMDEIVERSLRQAALWEEVKDKLKESGLSLSGGQQQRLCIARTVAIEPDVVLMDEPASALDPISTRKVEELIQELKENYTIVIVTHNMQQATRVADLTAFFNAEAEEGGKRFGYLVEYNKTEAIFNNPKEEYTRQYVSGRFG
- a CDS encoding biotin transporter BioY produces the protein MNQANDYIFMYDCCLNTQDQDSTILTNVKKIVAVPHRILWSLVGLLLTVGGTFIEAHFTSAPWSWNQHGVQTTSLGVTYQIGAVLLVGCLGGKTAGALSQIAYVVLGLTWLPVFYQGGGISYLNQPYFGYLLGFIPGAWVCGSLAFQTSTKLESLTFSCLCGLLAIHLSGLGYLLLNYVIGTGLIQTPLLEAVLRYSVYPLPGHLVISCTVAVLSYCLRYVMLY
- the lspA gene encoding signal peptidase II encodes the protein MRVKNRLFWIVAVISLVVDQLTKFWVVQNFYLSETQPIINGVFHLTYVTNTGAAFSLLSGRVEWLRWLSLAVSLGLMALAWFGGVMRTLEQLGYGLILGGALGNGIDRFVAGSVVDFLDFRLIQFPIFNFADVSINIGIICLLIATFAQSQDTTRTR
- a CDS encoding transglycosylase domain-containing protein, which encodes MNLPQPPRKPQTVLGQVTQAVKTIQAKVDFSKLALKPNARVPELWLQDAGADKAEVYPLLGDRYLLGRSSRSCDIVVRNPVVSQIHLSITRNPKKRSPFIIKDENSTNGIYRGKRRVSSLSLRHGDIFTLGPPELAAAVRLQYVDPPPWYVRAANWCVYGIGGVTLLLALGIGIEWTKFSVTPLPGATQAPVVVYARDGETPLRPPRTTSHVDLQRLSDFSPYLPDAVIASEDSRYNWHFGVDPIGILRALVVNIRGREFQQGASTVTQQVARSLFRDYVGPEDSLGRKLREAIVALKLETFYSKDFLLRTYLNRIYLGGDTLGFEDAARYYFDKAAQDLTLTEAATLVGILPAPNSFNFCGDAQSHQAIIDYRNRVLNRMLAQRRISTEEANRARRSPVDVSRRVCEEQANTIAPYFYSYVFQELRQILGEQLAREGNFIIETQLDLKQQTQAEVALRNAISNSGGTYRFSQGAIVTLDADTGAVVALVGGTDYKTSQFNRATQAQRQPGSTFKLFAYTAAVEQGISPYKTYSCAPLSWRGQRYRGCERSSGSVDMYTGLALSENAVALRVAQDVGLDRVVRMARRLGVESPLNPVPGLVLGQSETTVLEMTGAFAAIANNGVWNRPHLISRILDSSDCSDRENLKTCRVIYSFEQSNDANVPAIQPNVADVVASMLRSVVQRGTGRSAAIGVSTAGKTGTTDDNKDLWFIGFVPSQQLVTGVWLGNDNSSPTTGSSALAAQLWGNYMRQQ
- a CDS encoding DUF4335 domain-containing protein codes for the protein MTTIRRKYSLPNCTLFVEGLGAPSEQSPSVRPVISMLVNAECHIAGAKPLTGGRDFFEGLVNTVSGYAQEFLSKVPHPEAHSNSGLVQLQQIDRSHHRLVVHSNESNPSSDPTQAPVAIELTTVQLFDLVEAVDQFFADSQTIPTMSLQLAPVSKRYAGHTPQLTKQAVPAAIGVSSLALAAIAFFFVPIPEVRRPEEPQPQSSSSSNHLVSAIADTEQIASAQQKLYNRINHLWNRSVQQDLVYRVSATANGTIVGYRSIDAVANDAIEQTPLPDLLIYPVTTADAVQEAIAQFRVVFGRNGILQVTPWQG
- a CDS encoding DUF3038 domain-containing protein, coding for MNASVSVVPIDTAAIQSNPLILDYLPEPPIEEKGCPRRTCLQIDLILLAIEALEIGGSEAILDVARELELQEIIKNRVNLWRMRSTNSLRRAHTRRPLRIVEAKALVVIACHLARRLTVLLRQLLLAYQQMSDKQIPLEQNLRLSHYLERFRAHFRSRMNPRRSGVLAYNSDEKLNELALNLLAQLLFCTGTAGTQRLWMSLFDGEVE